The following nucleotide sequence is from Clostridium putrefaciens.
ATACTCCTCTTCCATTGCCTTAGCTACACTTTTTGGCGCTTGCTCATCTTTAAATGAAATCTGGCTAGAAACAAATTTATAACCAATCACGCCTTTCTAATAGTTATTTAAGTATCTTTCTAAGATAATTAATATTTTAGTACATAAACAATTCTTTTATTATACTTAAATTTAAAGTAGCCAAAATATGATAGTCTACCGAATTGTCATTAAGTGCCTACTACAGATAATAATGGATAGTTTTTAAAGCCTTTTTCACATATCATAAACACACTACACCAGCTCTGAATGAAAAAGCTTCCCGTGTGAAGATGATCAGGTACAGTAGCCCTGAATCGTATCATAGCCGCTCTGATGCTTGGTGCTGATACAGTGCAAAGTATAGTTGGCCGAAAACCCCTGACACCAACAGCAGTTCCAGAAGTAGTTGATGCGTTGCTCCTGACACTTAATAAACCAGACTACGTGGCTTATAAAAGACTGGAAAGACATAAGTTTGTAATCATCTACATATTACATCTTTTAATTCCTGGTTAGCTATTATCCCTGCTATAGTAACCTGTCCTATAAGTAATATAGCAACTCCACTCATTTACTTATATCCCAAAATAGAATATTTATTTAAATTCTTTATTTTACCCATACAAAGCTCTAAAAGCCTCCCTCCAACAGGTTCATAAAAGGTAGGATTCTATTTAATTTTAAAATGGTCCATTAGTGAAAGTAATATTTATAGACTACAAGTCCTGGATATAGGCCGCTATAAACTTGCTTATGCTTCAGAATGAGTTTCAATCTCTTTAATTAATTATTATGACCCTTTATTTATAAGTCTTTTAGAAATTATACGGTTAAACTTTAACTCACTCCAAATACAGCGGGTATAATCCCAGCTGCCATAACTGATGTTAATGGTATCTTAAAAGTATCTGCCGCTGCTATAGCATTAGGATTTGGAGACATTATATTTCCAGCCTTCCTCCACCTATCATGGCATAATATAGATGTTCTACTAAGCTTTGCTTTATTTGCAATAGCAATTGCTATTGGAGCTACAGTTATTACTGCAACATCTATAAATACCCCTACACAAGTAAGTACTAATGTTGCAAGTGTCAATGCTATCAGTGAATTTGATTCGCCTATCTTATCTACTATAGTTTCTGCTATTTTAGCTGCCGCTCCAGATTCTATAAGTACACCTGCTAAAACGCCTGCTGTCAAAATCCTAAGTATGGCTGCATTATTCCCTTTGCTCCATCTATCATAAGTGTTACAGTTCCAGTAAGTCCAGCTCCTCCTACAATTCCACCTACTAATGCCCCTAAAATAAGACCATAGGCTGGATGAACCTTTTTAATTATAAGTACAATAGCCAAAGCTAATGCTACTATTGCACCTAGTGCTGTTACTCCCATAGATATACCCCCTATTTTTTATATGTTTAATATCGATACATCAATTGTAACCCTTTGCATTCCATAAATCATCGTCATATTGTTAAAATTACAGCATATATTATAGTGCATTCGCCCTATATATATCTAATTATTAATTTAAGTGATGTCCTAAATCTTGGATTTAGCTTGCGGAACTTACTCCTACCTATAGTAGCGAAGTAGGAGCTTGCTTTAGTTTATGATAATATTATTTGCCTCCTTACAACCTAACTTATAAATTGTATAAGCACTAAATAACTGAAACAGTTCTAAATAATTCTTAGTATTTTTCCCTGTAATGTCTTGTATCTTTTGCAATCTATAGTTTAAACTATTCCTATGAATATGAAGAGATTCTGCCACTAAATTTATTTCACCATTTAAATTTATATATTTATCTAATGTATTTATTAGATCAGACCCCGCTCCCTCCTCTATAAGTTTTAGTATAGGCTCTAATATCTCTTTAGTATCTCCACCTTCATATATCCTATGAATAAGCACAAATTCCTTATAATTGTAAACATATTGATTAGGTTTGAGCCTTTCACCAAGCTCAATGGATTTAAATGCTTGCTTTACAGACAAACCAACTATGTCTTGTTTAAATCCAATACCTATATAAACATTGTCTATTAAAGATGATATTCCTTCAATTAATTTTTCCATATTGTTGCTAAATTTTATAAACATTACACAGGTTTGGGGATTAAGTCTTATTAAATATTCATCTTTTGATATCTTAATCCTTAACTTATCAAATTTAGGACTTATTACTGAATCTATAGACTTTACAATTACAGCTACCCTTTCTATATTAAGATTTATATTTAATACCTTAGCCCTTTCTTTAAATACTAAATCATACTCTTGATTTAAATAAGCCCATTGGTGTAGAAATTCATCCTTCAATCTTTCTTCCATTCTTTTTTCCTTGAAAGTATATTCCTGACTTATTAAAAGCTCTGCAGTTATCTTTACAAGCTCTGCAAAAGGCCCCACAACCTTTGGATTACCACTTATTCCAATAACACCCACTATCTCATTGTTATAATATATAGGCATATTAACTCCAGGTTTAGCTCCACCCGAAGAGTTATAAACTTCTATTAGTATTCCTCTTTCTATAGCTTCAAAAGCTCCCCTATGCACCTTACCCACCCTTAGGCTGTCTCCACTAGCTATAATAACACCTCTATGATCCATAATATTTACATTGTAAGGTATAACCTTCATCATTCTATCTACTATCTGTTGGGCGAAATTATAAGTTAACATAATACTTCCTCCTTTCCTAAATATTAATTCTTTCTATTTCTTTTATATTATATCCACTTATTAAAAAACTTTTAATAACCATTGCAA
It contains:
- a CDS encoding CdaR family transcriptional regulator translates to MLTYNFAQQIVDRMMKVIPYNVNIMDHRGVIIASGDSLRVGKVHRGAFEAIERGILIEVYNSSGGAKPGVNMPIYYNNEIVGVIGISGNPKVVGPFAELVKITAELLISQEYTFKEKRMEERLKDEFLHQWAYLNQEYDLVFKERAKVLNINLNIERVAVIVKSIDSVISPKFDKLRIKISKDEYLIRLNPQTCVMFIKFSNNMEKLIEGISSLIDNVYIGIGFKQDIVGLSVKQAFKSIELGERLKPNQYVYNYKEFVLIHRIYEGGDTKEILEPILKLIEEGAGSDLINTLDKYINLNGEINLVAESLHIHRNSLNYRLQKIQDITGKNTKNYLELFQLFSAYTIYKLGCKEANNIIIN